ATCTGGAAGTCTATTCGTGGTCAAACTGGTGTCCAGTTGTACATTGATGCTCGTATGGGGCTGGAGACTCTAGTTGTTTATGCCGTCAGACCACAGATTCGAGAAGATCGTGTGCGCTATTCGCAATCAATCATTCCTGATGACCGAGCTTATCAGGAACCCTGCACCGCGCGCACCGTTTGCTACACGCCTTTGATGGCAGCTTCGGTCGTATGCAATTTTGTGAAGCGGTTTGTGAATCAGGAACACGCGCCAAGTCAGGTTACTTTGGATTTGGCGACGTACACGATGATAGCTTGAGCAAAGAAAGGGGATACCCTTTCTTTTAACTTGGTGCGAACAGAATTTCACACGTGCAGTCTACAGACAAAAATATCAGAAGAGGCAGGGGTCATTATGTATGCCTCTTTGCATGTTTCTGTTGATAAACAAGTTGATTTGGACAATATTGTACACTGGTAAAGTATGGATAAGTTGGCTGCTTGCAAGAATCTGAAACCTCAGTATTTGCAACATGTTGAACGATCAAAACACAGTCACCAAAGACGTTCACTTTTTTCTGGAGCAGATAGTAATGAGCCTCTTGACAACAAACCTCCGGTCAGGTAACTTGATTTCAGGTCTTGGGAAAACGGATGGAAAACGAAATTCGGAGGCCTTGAAAATGAGAAAGCGAATTCCAAACGTCTGCCGATTCATCGGGCGATTGGGGTTCGTTTTGGTCGTTTTGGGGACTGCTTACTCAACAGTAGTTGCAGGTCCCACCAAAACCAGTGTGTCCAGCGGCAGCTACTGGATTGAGAACACCGGTCAATGGGAAGGCGATTTTCAGTTCAAGTGCGAAGTAGGGCCAGCAGTTTATTACGTCACACCCAAAGGGATGACGGTGGACTTTCGAGAGTACCATCGGTATCCGAAAGCTCGGAGTCAGAATGATCCGCTGGATAGCTTTGGCCGGGACAGCGAACGGGATTCAGTCACAGTTAGTGGGCATGTTGTGCAGATTCACTATGTGGGTGCTGAGTCGAAACTGGCAACTGGTGATGGACTGCTGTCACACTATTCCAACTACTTCTTCGGTAGAGATTCCACGAACTGGCGCAGCCGAGTCTCCCACTATCAAACCGTAGTCGCCGAAGAAGTCTGGCCCGGCATCGACGTTGAATACCGCGTAGATAAGCAAGGCATTGAAACCATCTACCACGTCCAACCCGGTGCCGACCCCACCCAAATCCAAATAGACTACCTCGGTCTCGATGCTCCGCTAGGAATTGATTCTCAAGGCAATCTCGTCCTAACCACATCCTTTGGCAAAGTCAAAGAGCTAGCTCCTTATGCCTATCAGATGGAAGGACGAACCCAAAAGCGCATCGAATCAACCTATCGCATTATAGACACTGATCGCGTTGCGTTTGAGTTTGAGGTATTCGATGTGAGCAAAGAAATGGTGATTGATCCGCTGCTCTATGGAACATATTTGGGTGGTGGCAACGTAGACGAGTGCCATGTGGTTTGTCCTGCTCCGAATGGTGGAGCCTATGTGGCTGGTGGGACTCGTGCTCTGTCGGGATTCCCAACAACACCAGGTGCCTACGATGAATCTGGACAGTTTGACGGCGAAAGAGAGTTTGTTTGCTGGTTTGGTCCGAATGGGGAGTTTATCGCGTCCACGTTATATGGTGTGGCACAGACACAGAGCCAACCGCATACAAGAGGCGGGGCATGGGCAATGGTGTACGATTCTGTAAGAGCCGGGCTATGGATTGGAGGATACGCACGGGACAATAATTGGCCGCTTACACCAGATGCATATGATACTGTGGTCGACGAGATCGGAGACGGTTTCATCATGAGATTTGATGACTCGCTAACTGACTTGCAGTACTGCTCCTTCCTTGGAGGAAACAGTACTGACTTAGTTACAACTTTGGATATTGGAAGGGATGGGAACCTATGTGCGGCAGGAGAGACATATTCATCTGATTTTCCAGTCACACCTGACGCGATTTTCACGACACATCGAGAATACGATTGCTTTGTCTGGGTATATGATTTTACCAGCCGCGAGGTTGTATTCTCAACCTATTTCGGGGGAAGCCGGAGCGAGATAAACACCCGTTCAATCCAAGTTGATCAAGAGGGGGTTATGTGGTTTGTTTCCAGAACGCAGAGCGATGACCTTCCTGTGACGGAGGATGCTTTTCAACAGACTATCGGGGATTCAGTGCCCGGAATTGACGATGTTTTGATTGCGGGGATTTCACTCGGTCCGCCCACGATTGTCTATTGCAGTTACCTCGGGGGAAGTGGGGGCGAAGAACCATTTACGCTTTCTGTCGTAGATTCTGATTTGTATGTAGCTGGGCGAACGAATTCGGTTGACTTTCCGGTTTCGCCAGACGCGTATGATACGACAGGACCGGAAGAAGTCGCTCCCAACTATTGGGACGCATTTGTCTCGCGCCTGAATTGGCGGACGAGTGAATATGTGGGGACGTTTTTTGGGGGAAGTGGAGGCGATCTGTATGTGCAGAATACAAATTGGGTGCACGACACGACACTTACCTTGCTGGGCTTCACAGACAGTGACAATCTGCCTGTGACGCCAGATGCGTATCAAAGCTGGCTGCGATTTTCTGACGGGTTTGTCACAAAGCTCTCTACGGATCTTTGCCGTTTGAACTACTGCTCGTATCTGGGAGGATCAGGAATTGACGGATATGAATTTGCTTATGTCGTGAACGCCGATAGTCTATGGACGGTTGGGGCAACGCAGTCCAATAGTTTCCCCACGACCCCTGATGGGCTCCAACGCAACCGTGTTGGTCTGACGGACGGTTTTGTGCAGTACTTTGCAATCGACACAACAGCCGACACAACCAGTTCTGCACACAACGTACCTATTCCCTCCGACTTCACTCTTGCCGCTTTTCCGAACCCCTTTAATTCTACAACAACCCTTGCATTCTACCTGCCCAAAGCATCTGAAGTCAAGATAGTCGTACACGATGTATTAGGTCGTGAAGTCATAAGGAATCACCTTGGTCGACTAAACGTCGGCCAGCATGAATATCACCTCGACGGCTCGAACTGGGCCTCGGGGATTTACTTTGTTACTCTGGATAGGAATTCAATTCGGACAAGCGTCAAGCTTGCACTTGTCAATTAGCAAATCATGTATCAGGGAGAAAAAGATGAAAAGGACCTTGATTGGAATTCTTGCCTTCGTGTGGGTAGTTTGTATCACTCACTCTGGTTATGCACATTGGTACGACGTCAAACCCGGGATCCAGTCGACGGACACGACCGGCTTGGACAACACGCCGACCGTTTTGACGGACACGGTCTTAATTGTCTACACCGCCGATTCACTGGAATGGTCGGCTCAAGATCTCGCCGAACAGCTTGCGGACTCGTTCGGAATAACGGCAACCACGGCCTTCGTTTCGGATTTTTATGCTGCTGACTGCGGGTTGTCACCGGGCAATGACCAGATTATGCTCACTACACAGACCGATGGACTTTCAGCGTACGCTTCAAGTTCCAGTGTAATCGGAGACAGACTCTTCAATATTGTTCCGGGAACCTATGCTGCAAATGAAGCCTACGCGATACTCGCGCCCGGAGACACCTTCGGCACGCCGGCTTACAGCGCGAAATGCGTGAAGTGCTTTATTGCTTCAAAGAGTGTACGCGGCGTCTTGTATGGCGTGACCACGCTAATAGACGCTTTAGAAACGGCATCTGATTCAGTATTGCTCTGGCCGGCAATTGTAAAAGACTTTCCGACATTTTCTCGACGAATCATAGGAGAACCTTACGATCTCCATTCCACTGTACCTTGGTCTACGTCTCTTGATCATGCCGACGGAATATTGACAGGCGCGCGGGACTTGTTGCTCAAAAACAAAGGTAACGGTTTCATGCAGTTCGGCGCAATTACTGGTGACGGGCTTGATTCTGCGGGTACCATCTACTCAAGGTTGCGCACGGGCGACACCACCTCCACTCATGTTGATACATGGGACAATCTCGGCATGGATTGGTATCAAGGAACCGGCAGATGGGGAGGAACAAACCCGCTGAGAAAGAGAGGAAAATCGTCCGCTGAAATATGCAAGACCGTCACCTTTGACACTACTTTCGTCTACTCCGGATCACCAGCAATTACTCTCAAGCCCGTTGAAACAGAATATGATGTTCCCAATTTCAACTTCGACGAGAACAGCTTTGAGGGTTGGGACCAAAACTCCATCACTGGTTGGAATCTTGCAACCGATGGCACAAACTTCATTGCGCGTAGTCCGTCTATCGCAGAAAGCAGCGTTGTGAGTCTTTCGCGCCTCATACCGCTTCAAGACAGCGTTGGGCTTCCTATGCGCCAGCTTGTGTTAGAGTTTAAAGCACGGCTTAACTCTGGAAGTTCTGCCGATATGTGGATTGAGTCTCTCATGCCTCCTGACAGTAATGGACTCCCCATAACAAGCGAAGACACTCACACTTCCGGCGACTTCAGAAACTTTGATGTTAATCACAGTGATGCGGGGAGCCGATACAAGCATACGCTCACAACAACGTGGCAAACCTTGCATGTGGTATTTCTGAGCTACGGCATGAAATGGGACAGATTCACGTTTAAGTTCGAGAGCCTTTCGGGTAACTCGCAAGTGGACTTTGAAGGAGTCCGGCTTATTGAATCGGAAGTCTATTTTCTGACTATGTTACATAATGAGTCAGGAAATCGACCGCTTCCTAATTACGCATATTTGGTTATTGACAGTCTAGGAATTCCTGTCTTTACAACAACAAGTGAATTGGCTCCGGTTAATCGCTACTCGAATCAATATAGTA
This region of Calditrichota bacterium genomic DNA includes:
- a CDS encoding T9SS type A sorting domain-containing protein, which codes for MRKRIPNVCRFIGRLGFVLVVLGTAYSTVVAGPTKTSVSSGSYWIENTGQWEGDFQFKCEVGPAVYYVTPKGMTVDFREYHRYPKARSQNDPLDSFGRDSERDSVTVSGHVVQIHYVGAESKLATGDGLLSHYSNYFFGRDSTNWRSRVSHYQTVVAEEVWPGIDVEYRVDKQGIETIYHVQPGADPTQIQIDYLGLDAPLGIDSQGNLVLTTSFGKVKELAPYAYQMEGRTQKRIESTYRIIDTDRVAFEFEVFDVSKEMVIDPLLYGTYLGGGNVDECHVVCPAPNGGAYVAGGTRALSGFPTTPGAYDESGQFDGEREFVCWFGPNGEFIASTLYGVAQTQSQPHTRGGAWAMVYDSVRAGLWIGGYARDNNWPLTPDAYDTVVDEIGDGFIMRFDDSLTDLQYCSFLGGNSTDLVTTLDIGRDGNLCAAGETYSSDFPVTPDAIFTTHREYDCFVWVYDFTSREVVFSTYFGGSRSEINTRSIQVDQEGVMWFVSRTQSDDLPVTEDAFQQTIGDSVPGIDDVLIAGISLGPPTIVYCSYLGGSGGEEPFTLSVVDSDLYVAGRTNSVDFPVSPDAYDTTGPEEVAPNYWDAFVSRLNWRTSEYVGTFFGGSGGDLYVQNTNWVHDTTLTLLGFTDSDNLPVTPDAYQSWLRFSDGFVTKLSTDLCRLNYCSYLGGSGIDGYEFAYVVNADSLWTVGATQSNSFPTTPDGLQRNRVGLTDGFVQYFAIDTTADTTSSAHNVPIPSDFTLAAFPNPFNSTTTLAFYLPKASEVKIVVHDVLGREVIRNHLGRLNVGQHEYHLDGSNWASGIYFVTLDRNSIRTSVKLALVN